From Tripterygium wilfordii isolate XIE 37 chromosome 16, ASM1340144v1, whole genome shotgun sequence, one genomic window encodes:
- the LOC119981165 gene encoding uncharacterized protein LOC119981165: MDQREPDAVLEEGTSNSLLANTRCCFCFPNCFDSRRSSTVGLAWWEHIRTAQIYKDDRHWWIRAFKRIRGWSELVAGPRWKTFIRRFNRNRSGNRQGKFQYDPLSYALNFDDQSNEFEQEDDYASLRNFSTRYASVSGPDKNPLTTVSVGSDVVRCSSE; the protein is encoded by the coding sequence ATGGACCAGAGAGAACCAGACGCGGTCCTTGAAGAAGGAACCTCCAATTCACTACTCGCCAACACACGCTGTTGCTTCTGCTTCCCTAATTGCTTTGATTCCCGCCGTTCCTCGACAGTCGGATTAGCCTGGTGGGAGCATATACGGACGGCACAGATTTACAAAGATGACCGCCACTGGTGGATTAGAGCCTTCAAAAGAATCCGCGGATGGTCCGAGCTCGTCGCCGGCCCCAGGTGGAAGACCTTCATAAGAAGATTCAACAGGAACCGAAGTGGGAATCGGCAAGGGAAATTCCAGTACGATCCCTTGAGTTACGCCTTGAACTTCGACGACCAGAGCAACGAGTTCGAACAGGAAGACGATTACGCTTCGTTGCGGAATTTCTCGACCCGGTACGCCTCCGTTTCGGGCCCGGATAAGAATCCGTTAACGACAGTCAGCGTTGGTAGCGATGTGGTGCGGTGCTCGAGTGAATAG